The following is a genomic window from Deinococcota bacterium.
GAGTTCCTGGCAGAGTTCTTGACGTGTCCAAAGTCCTCATCCACTCCCCCCACGTTCTGACGAGCACCGCGCTCGTCGCCTTGATGGGTACGCTCGGCTTCGAGGGCGTCGTGGCCGCGCCTTTGGAGGCCAGTGCGAATGCCCAGACGAATACCCAGACGAATGCCGAGTTCGCCCTCTGGGACCTCTGCTCCTACCGCTTTCACTACCCGCTGCCGCCCAGCGTCCCCACCATCGCCATAGTGAGCGAGCACCAGGTGGCCCTGGCCGACCTGCTGCGCCTGGGCTACCGCGGTTTTATCAGGAGCCACGAGGGCCCCGACACGCTGCAAAGGGCCTTTGCGGCGCTCAGGCGCGGCGAGATCTGGGCCGAGCGCGGGGTGATCATGCAGGCGCTGGCGCCCAGGGGAGATAACCAGTTGACTCCCCAGGAGCACAGGGTTCTGGGCCTCGTCAGCCAGGGCCTCAGCAACAAGGACATCGCCAGCTCCCTGGGCGTCGGCGAGAAGACCGTCAAGGGCTACCTCTCCAAACTTTTTGAAAAGTTGGGCGCCAAAAACCGCACCGATCTCATCGTGCAGCACCTGAAGAACCGCACCTAGCCCGCCCACGCCACCGCCTGGCGTCCGCCACGACCGAATGCCCCTGGGCCAATGTCGGGATCACCCCTACCAAAGTCTTAAGACTTTGGTAGGGGTGACTGGGGGACTTAAGTCTCTTGTCAGGGAACCGGCCGTCTTCTATGCTGATTGGCTAGGGCTGCGCACCTTGGGCCGGCGCCTTGGGCTGGTGGTGTTGTCGTGTCTGGCCTTGCTGGCTATGGGATATGACTGTTTACCAGATGGGGTCATCTTACCAGATGGGGTCATCACGGGATGGGGTCATGGAATCACAACATGAAGCGGGGGCGGGTATGACGGACAACCTGGGCAACGACAACCTGGGCAACAAGATCTTTTCCAACCAGATCCTTATTCTGCTCGGTCAGGTTGTCGAGCTCAAGGTCGAGGTGGGGCTGCTCCGCGGCTTGCCGCTGAAGCTGGCGGTGGACTGCGCCTTTGAGTTTTTGGAGACCTCCTTGGTGCTGAGCGAGCTCTTCGACGCCGAACATCTCGA
Proteins encoded in this region:
- a CDS encoding response regulator transcription factor; the protein is MSKVLIHSPHVLTSTALVALMGTLGFEGVVAAPLEASANAQTNTQTNAEFALWDLCSYRFHYPLPPSVPTIAIVSEHQVALADLLRLGYRGFIRSHEGPDTLQRAFAALRRGEIWAERGVIMQALAPRGDNQLTPQEHRVLGLVSQGLSNKDIASSLGVGEKTVKGYLSKLFEKLGAKNRTDLIVQHLKNRT